The following are encoded together in the Desulfonispora thiosulfatigenes DSM 11270 genome:
- a CDS encoding DUF5320 domain-containing protein: MPRGDGTGPLGQGTMSGKGRGNCISDNFNKNKPGRGMGMGRGICKGNKLWSNQQNTSEQNKEK, from the coding sequence ATGCCAAGAGGTGACGGAACAGGACCATTAGGTCAAGGAACCATGAGTGGCAAGGGTAGGGGAAACTGTATTTCAGATAATTTCAACAAAAACAAACCAGGCCGTGGCATGGGAATGGGTAGAGGAATTTGTAAAGGGAATAAATTATGGTCAAACCAACAAAATACTAGTGAGCAAAATAAAGAAAAATAA
- a CDS encoding Ger(x)C family spore germination protein, with translation MRKKILLFFLISMLILPGCWDSKELNDLSIVTGGAIDMPKPKTYEVTIQSVKTSAQSEKGGEGSGSSTSNQVLLSAIGTSVYDATRNISTRLDRKQYWPHAQIIALGRDMAEDDIGPAIDFVMRNAQRRQSIYFVLSDKEGKQILNNIPDAADNSSIEATKLIKNSALTGFGVDQTLINFVAESEGLAGVSLMNYFKSLPVEKSAPDDKQQYRSAISGTGVFYQNKLITTLSPRETRAVNWLNNNIDSTVLTVDYGNTGQDDITIDIRKSKVYLKPTKENGNYVMKAKISVKGLITEYSADVYPDEISLEKLKSLISSKIKKEIDTVFEKSKNEIGLDIFSLGRTFVGEYPDLVHLKQDEWKGIYKDKVLLDVKVDVDVISSGLLLKK, from the coding sequence ATGAGAAAAAAAATATTATTGTTTTTTCTAATATCAATGCTCATTTTACCTGGATGCTGGGATAGTAAGGAACTAAATGATTTATCAATAGTAACAGGTGGAGCAATTGATATGCCAAAGCCTAAAACTTATGAGGTTACAATTCAATCAGTTAAAACTTCTGCTCAATCAGAAAAGGGTGGCGAAGGCAGTGGCTCAAGTACCTCAAATCAAGTACTACTATCCGCGATAGGAACTTCTGTTTATGATGCCACTCGTAACATCAGTACGAGGCTAGATAGGAAGCAATACTGGCCACATGCTCAAATCATTGCTCTTGGTAGGGATATGGCTGAAGATGATATTGGCCCTGCTATTGACTTTGTCATGAGAAATGCCCAAAGAAGGCAATCTATCTATTTTGTTTTATCCGATAAGGAAGGCAAGCAAATTTTAAATAATATCCCCGATGCTGCTGATAACTCTAGCATCGAAGCTACTAAATTAATTAAAAACAGTGCCTTAACTGGTTTTGGAGTGGATCAAACATTAATTAATTTTGTAGCTGAAAGTGAAGGTTTAGCTGGGGTATCTTTAATGAATTACTTTAAATCTCTTCCGGTTGAGAAGTCTGCTCCAGATGACAAACAACAATATAGATCTGCCATATCTGGAACTGGGGTATTTTATCAAAATAAATTAATTACTACCCTTAGCCCCAGAGAAACGAGAGCAGTTAATTGGTTAAACAACAATATCGACTCTACTGTACTAACCGTAGATTACGGGAATACTGGCCAGGATGATATTACTATTGATATCAGAAAATCCAAGGTATATTTAAAACCTACCAAAGAAAATGGCAATTATGTTATGAAGGCTAAAATTTCAGTTAAAGGACTTATCACTGAATACTCAGCAGATGTTTATCCTGATGAAATTTCTTTAGAAAAATTAAAATCCCTAATCTCGAGCAAAATTAAAAAAGAAATTGATACTGTCTTTGAAAAATCCAAAAATGAAATAGGCTTAGATATTTTTAGTTTAGGAAGAACCTTTGTTGGTGAGTATCCTGACCTTGTTCATCTGAAGCAAGATGAATGGAAAGGGATTTATAAAGATAAAGTTCTCTTGGATGTTAAAGTAGATGTAGACGTAATATCTAGTGGTCTTCTTTTAAAGAAGTAA
- a CDS encoding spore germination protein, with translation METNTKMKKPLKVNEAESSESCLVLEELSSNMDNNIDFLKEHFKDCSDIVFRTILLKDVETHLIYADGMVNVNMLSRDVIANLLFNEDILTTDLPLEEKIKKSLPIGQISLEKEMNPIMDKIVSGNIVILFTGITQSVVVTLPTWEKRGIGPSENEPSIKGSKESFTETLNVNTSLIRRRLLHPDCKFETLTVGEYSKTTVVLAYVSSIVNDKIVDEVRERIKNVSIDALVEAEYLDELIKDAPLSPFPTLQSTERPDKVVGAMLEGRVAIMQENSSFVLLAPSLVADFLMSVDDYSTNFWYSSFIRNLRYVGIFFAVFLPALFVAFTAFNQEMIPTPLLITLANQREGVPFPAFVEALIMLIAFQILQEAGTRLPRPIGSTVGIVGGLIIGDAAVKAGLVSPAMVIVTAMTAISSFSIPSIEFNTPILSIQVFLLVLSGILGFWGIFIGILLVFGHIVSLRSFGIPYTTPLSPLLVQDLDDVLYRAPRWALRDRSSFLNNKNFQRLGPNSGKPTPPSPEEKKENDK, from the coding sequence ATGGAAACTAATACAAAGATGAAAAAGCCCCTCAAGGTAAATGAAGCTGAATCATCGGAAAGCTGCCTAGTCCTAGAAGAATTAAGTTCAAATATGGACAATAATATTGATTTCCTAAAAGAACATTTTAAAGATTGTTCTGATATTGTTTTTCGCACTATTTTGTTAAAGGATGTGGAGACACATCTTATTTATGCTGATGGTATGGTTAATGTAAATATGCTCAGCCGTGATGTTATTGCTAATCTTTTATTTAACGAGGATATACTTACTACAGACCTTCCATTAGAAGAGAAAATTAAAAAGTCTCTACCCATTGGTCAAATTAGCTTAGAAAAAGAAATGAATCCTATCATGGATAAAATCGTGAGCGGAAACATTGTAATTTTATTTACAGGAATTACCCAGTCCGTGGTTGTGACACTACCTACTTGGGAAAAAAGGGGTATTGGTCCTTCTGAAAATGAACCATCTATTAAGGGTTCTAAGGAAAGTTTTACAGAAACTTTAAATGTTAATACTTCTTTAATCAGAAGAAGGCTCTTACACCCTGATTGTAAGTTTGAAACTTTAACTGTAGGGGAATATTCTAAAACCACAGTTGTCCTAGCTTATGTTAGCTCAATAGTTAATGATAAAATAGTTGATGAAGTTCGCGAAAGAATAAAAAATGTATCTATAGATGCCTTGGTAGAAGCTGAATATCTTGATGAACTTATTAAAGATGCCCCTTTATCTCCTTTTCCAACGCTTCAATCAACTGAAAGACCTGATAAGGTCGTAGGGGCGATGCTCGAAGGTCGGGTCGCTATTATGCAAGAAAATAGTTCTTTTGTTTTACTAGCACCTTCTTTAGTTGCTGACTTTTTAATGAGTGTGGATGATTATAGTACAAACTTTTGGTATTCAAGTTTTATTAGAAATTTAAGATATGTTGGTATATTCTTTGCTGTTTTTTTACCTGCTTTATTTGTTGCCTTTACCGCCTTTAATCAAGAAATGATCCCTACCCCCTTACTGATTACTTTAGCTAATCAACGGGAAGGTGTTCCTTTTCCTGCTTTTGTAGAAGCTTTGATTATGCTTATTGCCTTTCAGATATTGCAAGAGGCAGGTACCAGGTTACCTAGACCTATTGGGTCAACAGTGGGTATTGTTGGTGGTTTGATTATTGGGGATGCGGCTGTTAAGGCGGGGCTAGTATCACCTGCCATGGTTATTGTGACTGCTATGACAGCAATTTCTAGTTTTTCTATTCCTTCTATAGAATTTAATACTCCTATTCTATCGATCCAAGTGTTTTTACTTGTGTTAAGTGGAATATTGGGTTTTTGGGGTATATTTATTGGTATTTTACTTGTTTTTGGACATATTGTTTCCTTACGTTCTTTTGGGATTCCTTATACTACGCCTTTATCACCTTTACTGGTACAAGATTTAGATGATGTACTTTATAGAGCACCACGCTGGGCTTTAAGGGATAGATCTAGCTTTTTAAATAACAAGAACTTTCAAAGACTAGGACCTAATTCAGGTAAACCTACCCCTCCAAGCCCAGAGGAAAAAAAGGAGAATGATAAATGA
- a CDS encoding sulfite exporter TauE/SafE family protein, producing MNILNVLLILFIGTFAGFINVVAGGGSLLTLPMLIFLGLPSAVANGTNRVALTMQNIIAIWNFKRKGFFDYKLGITLSIPAVLGSIVGSRIAISIPDEVFNKILAVVMFIIIFTLIKKPKKKAEDVEEELTKKKKIILGITFFFMGIYGGLLQAGTGFIIITSLTLLSSLSLVSINSIKVIVTFFYVLSSLVVFIISGNVDWIFGLVLAVGNGIGGYLGSNFSINKGDVWIKRVLIVMVSVMAIKLLFGW from the coding sequence ATGAATATATTAAATGTGCTGTTAATTTTATTTATAGGGACATTTGCAGGGTTTATTAATGTTGTAGCCGGTGGTGGGTCGCTTTTAACCTTACCTATGTTGATTTTCTTAGGGCTCCCTTCTGCGGTAGCTAATGGAACAAATAGGGTTGCTCTCACCATGCAAAATATCATTGCAATTTGGAACTTTAAGCGAAAAGGATTTTTTGATTATAAATTAGGTATTACCTTATCAATTCCAGCTGTCTTAGGTTCGATTGTAGGATCCCGAATAGCAATTTCTATTCCCGATGAAGTTTTTAATAAAATTTTAGCCGTAGTTATGTTTATTATTATTTTTACATTAATTAAAAAGCCAAAGAAAAAGGCTGAAGATGTTGAAGAAGAATTAACTAAAAAGAAAAAAATTATCTTGGGAATTACCTTCTTTTTTATGGGAATTTATGGTGGACTCTTACAGGCAGGCACTGGGTTTATTATTATTACTAGTTTGACTCTGCTATCTTCTTTATCTTTAGTAAGTATTAACAGTATTAAGGTAATTGTGACCTTTTTTTATGTCCTTTCTTCTTTAGTGGTTTTTATTATTAGTGGTAATGTGGATTGGATTTTTGGTTTGGTTTTAGCTGTGGGAAATGGTATAGGTGGCTATTTAGGCAGTAATTTTTCGATTAATAAGGGTGATGTTTGGATTAAGAGAGTATTGATTGTCATGGTTTCTGTGATGGCGATTAAGTTATTGTTTGGTTGGTAA